One Trichosurus vulpecula isolate mTriVul1 chromosome 7, mTriVul1.pri, whole genome shotgun sequence genomic region harbors:
- the LOC118857954 gene encoding olfactory receptor 56-like: protein MEWSGNQTLITHFVLLGLFTQTPLHFFLFSIIMIMFLVALTGNGLMILLINIDSRLHSPMYFFLSWLSLMDLMLISTIVPRMAVDFLSGKGYITFTGCGLQILFFLTLLGGECFLLAFMAYDRYVAISNPLRYSLVMNNRICWLMVAFTWLFDLVDGLIQAVVTLHFPYCGSNKIDHFFCEVPAILKLACADTSLYESMNYICCVLMLLLPFSVISASYLQILVAVLQMRSAEGRQKAFATCSSHMTVVTLFYGAAMVTYIRPQAYHSSKQDKVVSAFYTMITPMLNPIIYSLRNKEVTGALKKLLGRCSCGQRQDSQ, encoded by the coding sequence ATGGAATGGAGTGGCAACCAGACTCTCATCACTCACTTTGTCCTTCTGGGCCTCTTCACTCAAACTCCtctccacttcttcctcttctccatcatCATGATCATGTTCCTGGTGGCATTGACTGGTAATGGCCTCATGATCCTTCTCATCAACATTGATTCCCGGCTCCACAGTCCAATGTACTTCTTCCTCAGCTGGCTCTCATTAATGGACCTCATGCTCATCTCCACCATTGTACCTCGCATGGCTGTGGACTTCCTATCAGGCAAGGGCTACATCACCTTTACAGGGTGTGGGCTAcagattctcttcttcctcacacTCCTGGGGGGTGAGTGCTTCCTGCTGGCTTTCATGGCCTATGACCGCTATGTGGCCATCAGCAATCCATTGAGGTACTCTTTGGTCATGAACAATCGTATCTGCTGGCTCATGGTGGCCTTTACTTGGCTGTTTGATTTGGTAGATGGGTTAATCCAAGCTGTCGTTACTCTCCACTTTCCCTACTGTGGTTCAAACAAGATTGATCACTTCTTCTGTGAGGTGCCTGCTATCCTCAAGCTGGCTTGTGCTGATACCTCCCTCTATGAATCCATGAACTATATTTGCTGTGTCCTCATGCTGCTCTTGCCTTTCTCTGTTATTTCTGCCTCCTACTTACAGATCCTAGTGGCAGTTCTCCAAATGCGCTCAGCTGAGGGGAGACAAAAGGCATTTGCCACTTGCTCCTCCCACATGACTGTGGTCACCCTTTTCTATGGGGCAGCCATGGTCACATACATAAGACCCCAGGCATACCACTCTTCCAAGCAAGATAAGGTAGTCTCTGCTTTCTACACCATGATCACACCCATGCTCAATCCTATCATCTATAGCCTAAGGAACAAAGAAGTGACTGGGGCCCTTAAGAAGCTGCTGGGCAGGTGTTCCTgtggtcagaggcaggactcacagtaa